The following coding sequences lie in one Bacillus methanolicus genomic window:
- a CDS encoding FMN-dependent NADH-azoreductase — protein MAKVLYITAHPLNETQSYSLAAGKVFIDTYKEVNPNDEVVHIDLFKENIPQIDADVLSGWGKLRSGQSFEELTAEEKAKVGRLSELCEQFIAADKYVFVTPMWNFSFPPVMKAYLDSVAVAGKTFKYTEQGSVGLLTDKKALHIQARGGIYSEGPAAELEMGHRFIDAMMKFFGVPSLEGLFIEGHNAMPDKAQEIKENAIARAKELAHTF, from the coding sequence ATGGCAAAAGTATTGTACATCACGGCTCACCCGCTAAATGAAACACAATCCTACAGCTTGGCAGCAGGAAAAGTGTTTATCGATACTTATAAAGAAGTCAACCCGAACGATGAAGTGGTTCATATTGATTTATTTAAAGAAAACATTCCGCAAATTGACGCAGACGTACTTAGCGGTTGGGGAAAACTTCGTTCAGGACAATCATTCGAAGAACTTACCGCTGAAGAAAAAGCAAAAGTGGGCCGACTTTCAGAGTTGTGCGAACAGTTCATCGCAGCAGATAAATATGTATTCGTAACTCCTATGTGGAACTTTTCATTCCCTCCAGTTATGAAGGCATATCTTGATTCAGTTGCTGTTGCAGGAAAAACTTTTAAATATACAGAACAAGGATCAGTTGGTTTGTTAACAGATAAAAAAGCATTGCACATTCAAGCACGCGGCGGTATCTATTCAGAAGGTCCGGCAGCTGAATTAGAAATGGGCCACAGATTCATCGACGCTATGATGAAATTCTTCGGCGTTCCTTCACTTGAAGGCTTATTTATTGAAGGACACAATGCAATGCCTGACAAAGCTCAAGAAATTAAAGAAAATGCAATTGCCCGCGCTAAGGAATTAGCCCATACATTTTAA
- a CDS encoding DMT family transporter, whose translation MRDQKVNPYLALAIGVIAVSTSAILVKVAASPSGVIAFYRLFFSVLFMLPLFLLKYAGELRFITMRDWLYSIVAGLFLAFHFIFWFESLNFTSVASSTVLVTLQPIFAFIGTYFFFKERLSGKAILSGIIAVAGSVIISWGDFQISGAALFGDFLALAACALVTAYLLFGQTVRKRLSLITYTFVVYTISTITLFIYILAVNEPIIPAERKDWIYFILLALIPTLLGHTLFNWSIKWLSTSTISMAILFEPVGATIMAYFLLGENVIATQMIGGLVIIIGISLFLIDERKVKIKHMREHSV comes from the coding sequence ATGCGGGATCAGAAAGTAAATCCATACCTTGCCCTCGCAATTGGGGTCATAGCAGTTTCAACATCCGCCATTCTTGTAAAGGTAGCTGCTTCGCCCTCGGGTGTAATTGCTTTTTATAGATTATTTTTTTCAGTTTTATTTATGCTGCCGCTCTTTCTTTTGAAATATGCCGGCGAGCTCCGTTTTATTACGATGAGAGACTGGCTATATTCCATTGTAGCCGGTTTATTTTTAGCATTTCATTTTATCTTCTGGTTTGAGTCTTTAAATTTCACATCTGTTGCAAGCTCGACAGTTCTTGTAACATTGCAGCCTATCTTTGCTTTTATAGGTACTTATTTTTTCTTCAAGGAAAGATTATCGGGTAAAGCGATATTAAGCGGAATTATCGCAGTTGCCGGGAGCGTTATTATTAGCTGGGGTGATTTTCAAATCAGCGGAGCCGCTTTATTTGGCGACTTTTTGGCCCTTGCAGCTTGTGCTCTTGTAACTGCCTATTTGTTATTTGGCCAAACAGTGAGAAAAAGACTGTCTCTTATCACTTATACTTTTGTTGTCTACACCATCAGTACTATTACGCTTTTTATTTATATCCTTGCTGTAAATGAGCCAATTATACCGGCAGAGAGAAAGGACTGGATTTATTTCATTTTGCTTGCACTCATTCCGACGCTGCTTGGGCACACGTTATTTAATTGGTCCATAAAGTGGCTCAGCACTTCAACGATCTCAATGGCTATCCTTTTTGAACCGGTTGGGGCGACAATAATGGCATATTTTTTGCTCGGCGAGAACGTGATTGCTACTCAAATGATTGGCGGTCTAGTTATTATTATCGGTATTTCTTTATTCCTTATAGATGAAAGAAAAGTAAAAATAAAACATATGAGGGAACATTCTGTATAG
- a CDS encoding carbon-nitrogen hydrolase family protein encodes MKIRVSAVQYHLHTINSFDEFARQCEHYIKTAQEFNAEFILFPEFFTTQLLSIGSKDGKGLPIDKLPDFTEQYRTLFSNFAKETNTHIIGGTHVIRRNDRLYNVAHLFYPDGRIEEQAKLHITPTEVHEWNMAPGEDFRIFDTEKGKIALLTCYDIEFPEIVRMAKAKGADVIFCPSCTDDRHGFHRVRYTSHARAIENQVYVVVTGTIGSLPTVDFMRANFGQAAIITPNDIPFPPKGILAEGEINDDMIITADLDLDLLYEVRERGSVTTWRDRRNDLYPDWEGMEVERS; translated from the coding sequence TTGAAAATTCGGGTTTCAGCTGTTCAGTATCATTTGCATACAATTAATTCGTTTGATGAGTTTGCAAGACAATGCGAACATTATATAAAAACTGCCCAAGAATTTAATGCGGAGTTTATTCTTTTCCCTGAATTCTTTACGACACAGCTTTTATCGATCGGAAGCAAGGATGGAAAAGGGTTGCCTATCGACAAATTACCTGATTTCACGGAGCAATACCGAACTCTTTTTTCAAACTTTGCTAAAGAAACAAACACGCATATTATTGGCGGCACCCATGTCATTCGCAGAAATGACCGCCTTTATAACGTAGCTCATTTATTTTATCCGGACGGAAGAATAGAAGAACAGGCAAAGCTGCATATCACGCCAACGGAGGTTCATGAATGGAATATGGCGCCTGGCGAAGACTTCCGCATTTTTGACACGGAGAAGGGAAAAATTGCTCTCCTAACTTGTTATGATATTGAATTTCCGGAAATCGTCCGGATGGCAAAAGCAAAAGGAGCGGATGTAATCTTCTGCCCGTCCTGTACGGATGACCGCCACGGCTTCCACCGAGTCCGATACACTAGCCATGCAAGAGCAATTGAAAATCAAGTGTATGTCGTTGTAACGGGAACAATCGGCTCCTTGCCGACTGTTGATTTTATGCGCGCTAATTTCGGACAGGCAGCTATTATTACGCCGAATGATATTCCGTTCCCGCCGAAGGGAATCTTGGCAGAAGGTGAAATAAACGACGATATGATTATAACTGCTGATCTTGATTTAGATCTTCTGTACGAAGTGCGCGAGCGGGGATCCGTGACAACATGGCGCGACCGCAGAAATGATTTATATCCGGATTGGGAGGGAATGGAAGTTGAAAGATCGTAA
- a CDS encoding potassium channel family protein, which yields MHQRFYANFLRLPIILRTLFLALSAIIFFGALIHIIEPSTFPSIFDGIWWAIVTTSTVGYGDFAPKTIPGRITGMFLILTGAGFLSFYFVNLATATVTRQNAYIEGKVAFKGMGHLIIIGWNERSREIIHHLSNAGPNLQIILIDETLESNPMPNILHFVRGRANQDETLVKANIFKAEKVLITSDQHKDELHADMFSILTLLTIKGLCPSVHCIVEVLTTEQMANAKRAGADEIIQSNVLTSFVMVNSITARRKISSILELLGQLDGVKLTLSESSDNLIGKSFKEASSLLLAEGILIVGIKRGEETFVNPSHPFIISKDDQLLKIIR from the coding sequence GTGCACCAACGTTTTTATGCAAATTTTTTGCGGCTTCCAATTATATTACGAACCCTTTTCTTGGCATTATCGGCCATAATCTTTTTTGGTGCACTAATACATATAATCGAACCGTCAACATTTCCGTCTATTTTTGACGGCATCTGGTGGGCAATTGTCACGACATCAACTGTCGGATACGGAGACTTTGCCCCTAAAACAATTCCGGGACGAATAACCGGAATGTTTTTAATCTTAACAGGAGCTGGATTTTTATCTTTTTACTTTGTAAATTTAGCAACAGCAACCGTTACAAGACAAAACGCATATATTGAAGGAAAGGTGGCATTTAAAGGCATGGGGCATTTGATCATAATCGGTTGGAACGAACGTTCAAGAGAAATTATCCATCATTTATCGAATGCCGGACCTAATCTTCAAATTATTCTAATCGATGAAACACTTGAATCAAATCCAATGCCCAACATTCTTCATTTTGTAAGAGGAAGAGCGAATCAGGACGAAACTTTAGTAAAAGCGAACATTTTTAAAGCTGAAAAAGTGTTAATTACATCAGACCAGCATAAAGATGAATTGCATGCTGATATGTTCTCGATTCTTACCCTCTTGACGATTAAAGGGTTATGTCCCTCTGTTCATTGTATTGTTGAGGTGCTGACAACTGAACAGATGGCCAATGCAAAACGTGCCGGAGCTGACGAAATTATTCAATCGAACGTTCTGACTAGTTTTGTGATGGTGAATAGCATAACAGCCAGGAGAAAAATATCATCGATATTAGAACTTTTAGGCCAGCTTGATGGAGTCAAATTGACTTTGTCTGAATCATCAGACAATTTGATCGGCAAATCCTTCAAGGAGGCTTCCTCATTATTACTGGCAGAGGGGATTTTAATCGTAGGCATAAAAAGAGGAGAGGAAACTTTTGTAAATCCCTCCCACCCGTTTATCATTTCTAAAGATGATCAATTACTTAAGATTATTCGTTAA
- a CDS encoding GNAT family N-acetyltransferase has translation MEYVRITSIEDPLFSKLHNLMKEVFPPEEVLEFDLWKEPLEDPDIRVFVAVHEDEVVGATEYRYYKDWNIAMTDFTIIGKPGLSLGRFLAQNRLKDLQNLAKENGNELFGMFAEIYDPYQVENYQFGGVKPMDPYVRREVLSHLGYKRLDLSYVHPSWENNGEAVSGLDLCFMPMDENVTELSASLVADFLTTYYSVLSEKPQEWVNMIEDIRSRESIALLPL, from the coding sequence ATGGAATATGTACGTATTACGAGCATTGAAGATCCTTTGTTTTCAAAACTTCATAATTTAATGAAAGAGGTATTTCCACCTGAAGAAGTGTTAGAATTTGATCTATGGAAAGAACCGTTAGAGGACCCGGATATCCGTGTATTTGTAGCGGTTCATGAGGATGAGGTAGTAGGAGCCACGGAATACCGCTACTACAAAGACTGGAACATTGCGATGACAGATTTTACGATCATTGGGAAACCGGGCTTAAGCCTTGGACGCTTTCTTGCCCAAAATCGTTTAAAAGATTTGCAAAATTTAGCAAAAGAAAACGGAAATGAGTTATTTGGAATGTTTGCTGAAATCTACGATCCTTACCAAGTAGAAAACTATCAATTTGGCGGAGTAAAACCGATGGATCCTTACGTTCGCCGCGAAGTGCTTTCACACCTTGGCTATAAACGCCTTGACCTTTCATATGTGCATCCTTCATGGGAGAATAACGGAGAGGCGGTTTCGGGACTGGATCTTTGCTTTATGCCGATGGACGAAAATGTAACGGAACTTTCGGCCAGCTTGGTAGCAGATTTCCTTACTACTTATTATTCTGTGCTTTCGGAAAAACCGCAAGAATGGGTAAATATGATTGAAGATATCCGTTCACGTGAATCAATTGCTCTTTTGCCATTGTAA
- a CDS encoding SRPBCC family protein, which translates to MEVNQPSKVPDIRKTTVFNAPIQKVWEAVATSEGIAAWFMPNNFEPKVGHEFTLQSPFGPSPCKVLELDPPHRLSFSWDESWHVSFELKELEGKTEFTLIHSGWGDPNEIMTKPGETQSVIRNRMNNGWESIVKEKLRKVVEG; encoded by the coding sequence ATGGAAGTAAATCAGCCAAGCAAAGTTCCAGACATCCGTAAAACAACCGTATTTAATGCACCAATTCAGAAAGTATGGGAAGCAGTAGCAACTTCAGAGGGCATCGCTGCATGGTTTATGCCAAATAATTTTGAGCCAAAAGTCGGGCATGAATTTACTTTACAGTCACCTTTTGGACCATCACCTTGCAAAGTTCTTGAACTTGACCCGCCTCACCGCCTTTCCTTTTCGTGGGATGAAAGTTGGCATGTTTCTTTTGAATTAAAGGAATTGGAAGGAAAAACGGAATTTACACTCATTCATTCCGGTTGGGGTGATCCGAATGAAATAATGACAAAGCCGGGAGAAACACAATCCGTCATAAGAAACCGAATGAACAATGGCTGGGAGTCTATTGTTAAAGAGAAACTCCGTAAAGTAGTTGAGGGTTAA
- a CDS encoding ArsR/SmtB family transcription factor, producing MSAAKKHDIFQAIADPTRRKMLRLLAEKELPVTEISRHFPMSRTAVSKHLRVLSESKLVSVKKSGREKLYKLQPDALLELKEWLSFFEQFWENKISMLQHFVENEEIGELNLIVPNNEESNE from the coding sequence ATGTCAGCAGCGAAAAAGCATGATATTTTCCAAGCAATCGCTGATCCTACCCGGCGTAAGATGCTTCGACTTCTCGCTGAAAAAGAATTGCCTGTCACTGAAATAAGCAGGCACTTTCCTATGAGTCGTACAGCAGTTTCGAAACATTTACGCGTTCTTTCTGAATCGAAACTTGTCAGTGTCAAGAAATCGGGGAGGGAGAAGCTTTATAAGCTCCAACCGGACGCACTGCTCGAACTAAAAGAATGGCTTTCCTTTTTCGAGCAATTTTGGGAAAATAAGATTTCAATGCTTCAACATTTTGTGGAAAATGAAGAGATAGGCGAATTAAATCTTATAGTACCTAACAATGAGGAATCGAATGAATGA
- a CDS encoding GNAT family N-acetyltransferase has product MKDRNIYYRSEIYVYDQDRPLPAVVRNYTEKDFDDLIQIQAECFPPPFPSELWWNKEQLNNHVTLFPEGALCIEVNGELAGSLTGLITDFDPEHPNHTWEEVTDNGYIRNHNPNGNTLYIVDISVRPKYRKLGLGKIMMQSMYHVVIQKGLDRLLGGGRMPGYHKKADEMSANDYLEAVVKGELKDPVITFLLRCGRMPIGVVENYLEDEESCGYAALMEWKNPFK; this is encoded by the coding sequence TTGAAAGATCGTAACATTTATTACCGCAGTGAAATATATGTGTATGATCAAGATCGCCCTTTGCCGGCTGTAGTTCGCAACTATACGGAGAAAGATTTTGATGACCTAATTCAAATTCAAGCTGAATGCTTTCCTCCGCCGTTTCCATCTGAATTATGGTGGAATAAGGAGCAGTTGAATAATCATGTCACTCTGTTTCCGGAAGGGGCATTATGCATCGAAGTGAATGGGGAGTTGGCAGGGTCACTCACTGGCCTCATAACGGATTTTGACCCTGAACACCCGAACCACACGTGGGAAGAAGTTACCGATAACGGCTACATCCGCAATCATAATCCAAATGGAAATACATTGTATATTGTTGATATCAGCGTCCGTCCTAAATACAGAAAGCTTGGGCTCGGAAAGATTATGATGCAGTCAATGTACCATGTCGTGATTCAAAAAGGGCTTGACCGGCTGCTCGGCGGCGGGCGGATGCCTGGCTATCACAAGAAAGCAGATGAAATGTCAGCTAATGACTATTTAGAAGCAGTTGTCAAGGGAGAATTAAAAGACCCTGTTATTACGTTCCTGCTGCGTTGCGGCCGTATGCCAATCGGAGTTGTGGAAAATTATCTGGAAGATGAAGAATCATGCGGATATGCTGCATTAATGGAATGGAAAAATCCATTTAAATAA
- a CDS encoding MgtC/SapB family protein, with amino-acid sequence MNQIVESLIKNEVLVKLIFAGLAGLVIGLERELKGKPLGLKTCQIVSVMACLLTIVSYESAFLYSKEYSRPMDPGRIPSYIISGIGFLGAGVILRRSNEAISGLTTAALVLASAGIGISIGAGFYIEAFLGVIFIIVGVKIIPFLFEWIGPKKLSEKEIKFKIIIDKTTDLTNLLIEMKSRKIGIKRIKLKEEKDDVTISGIITTNKNVYTTEVYHQLKSLAGVNQVEVENLE; translated from the coding sequence ATGAATCAGATTGTCGAATCGTTAATAAAAAATGAAGTGTTGGTAAAATTAATTTTTGCTGGATTAGCGGGTTTGGTCATTGGATTAGAAAGAGAATTAAAGGGGAAGCCTTTAGGTTTAAAAACATGCCAAATTGTTTCAGTTATGGCTTGTTTATTAACGATTGTATCTTATGAGTCCGCTTTTCTTTATTCTAAAGAATACTCTCGTCCAATGGATCCCGGGCGCATACCGTCGTATATCATTAGCGGAATTGGTTTTTTGGGGGCAGGGGTGATTTTACGAAGAAGCAATGAGGCTATATCAGGATTAACAACTGCCGCATTAGTTTTAGCTTCCGCAGGAATCGGAATATCTATTGGTGCTGGTTTTTACATAGAGGCTTTTCTAGGTGTTATTTTTATTATCGTTGGAGTAAAAATCATCCCTTTTTTGTTTGAGTGGATTGGACCAAAAAAGTTAAGTGAAAAAGAAATCAAATTTAAGATAATCATTGATAAAACAACAGATTTAACCAATTTATTGATAGAAATGAAAAGCAGGAAAATAGGGATAAAACGAATTAAATTAAAAGAAGAAAAGGATGACGTTACGATCAGTGGTATTATCACCACAAATAAAAATGTTTATACGACAGAAGTTTATCACCAATTGAAATCATTGGCAGGGGTTAATCAGGTGGAAGTTGAGAACTTGGAGTAA
- a CDS encoding YugN-like family protein, whose amino-acid sequence MIEIPSKVEGLHVDLYKLEQLLKPLGYSIGGNWEYDHGSFDYKIDDESGYQFLRIPFRAIDGQLDSHSCTVMVERPYLLSHLYESGLDDNASMGNTLTSFNQFSEPVDKDASFPEKYIDIGKSLVNELESVLLAD is encoded by the coding sequence ATGATTGAAATCCCTTCAAAGGTCGAAGGACTGCATGTTGATTTATACAAGCTTGAACAGCTATTAAAGCCTCTCGGATATTCGATTGGAGGCAACTGGGAATATGATCATGGTTCATTTGATTATAAAATTGATGATGAATCAGGGTATCAATTTTTAAGGATTCCCTTTAGGGCGATTGATGGTCAGCTTGACTCTCATAGCTGCACAGTAATGGTTGAAAGGCCTTATCTGCTTTCTCATCTATACGAAAGCGGGCTGGATGACAATGCTTCTATGGGGAATACTCTTACGTCTTTTAATCAATTTTCAGAACCGGTCGATAAAGATGCAAGCTTTCCTGAAAAATATATAGACATTGGTAAATCGCTGGTGAATGAATTAGAATCTGTCTTGTTAGCTGATTAA